One window of Fusobacterium polymorphum genomic DNA carries:
- a CDS encoding patatin-like phospholipase family protein, protein MKVGLVLEGGGMRALFTAGVLDALLDVKELDVDGIVGVSAGALFGANYVSRQKERAIRYNKKYARDKRYMGLHSWITTGNAVNKEFAFYEIPFKLDVFDQEKFKQSKIDFYVVMTNVENGQAEYVLIKDVFEQMEYLRATSALPFASKIIEINGKKYLDGGISDSIPIDYCRNLGYDKIIVVLTRPENTHKEDKLNFLYKLVYRKYPNLVERLINMGKDYEVVLKKIKDLENENKIFVIRPPEVLKIGRLEKNEDKIQNVYDIGLNTGIKEIDNLLNYLNK, encoded by the coding sequence ATGAAAGTAGGTTTAGTTTTAGAAGGTGGGGGAATGAGAGCTCTTTTCACAGCAGGAGTTCTTGATGCCTTACTTGACGTAAAAGAATTAGATGTTGATGGAATTGTAGGTGTATCTGCAGGGGCACTATTTGGAGCTAATTATGTGTCTAGACAAAAAGAAAGAGCAATAAGATACAATAAAAAATATGCTAGAGATAAGAGATATATGGGACTTCACAGTTGGATAACAACTGGAAATGCAGTTAATAAAGAATTTGCATTTTATGAGATACCTTTCAAATTAGATGTTTTTGATCAAGAGAAATTTAAACAATCAAAAATAGATTTTTATGTTGTAATGACAAATGTAGAAAATGGTCAAGCTGAATATGTCTTAATTAAAGATGTTTTTGAACAAATGGAATATTTAAGAGCTACATCAGCCTTACCTTTTGCTTCAAAAATTATTGAAATAAATGGTAAAAAATATTTAGATGGTGGCATTTCAGATAGTATACCAATAGATTATTGTAGAAATTTAGGTTATGATAAGATTATTGTTGTATTGACAAGACCTGAGAATACTCATAAAGAGGATAAGTTAAATTTTCTTTATAAACTAGTATATAGAAAATATCCAAATTTAGTTGAAAGACTTATCAATATGGGAAAAGATTATGAAGTAGTTTTGAAAAAAATAAAAGATTTAGAAAATGAAAATAAAATATTTGTTATAAGACCACCAGAAGTTTTAAAAATTGGTAGACTTGAAAAAAATGAAGATAAAATTCAAAATGTTTATGATATTGGATTAAATACTGGAATAAAAGAAATAGATAATTTACTAAATTATTTGAACAAATAA
- a CDS encoding efflux RND transporter permease subunit — MKIIEYSIKNRIVIIFVTLILTVAGIFAYFKLGKLEDPEFKVKEAIVVTLYPGASPESVEQEVTDKIEIALRKIPNADVDSVSKAGYSEVHIKIDESTPSEEVDQQWDIVRKKINDVRISLPLGALPSVILDDYGDVYGIFFAITSEGFSRDELYDYVKDIRKELEKTPGVAKTTLFGNRDAVIEVLVDKNKLANLGINEKMIALAFTSQNIPAYANSVLHGDRNIRFDINQSFESIEDIKNLVIYSTPPVLNIQKPTTVLLKDIAEVRRTEVNPYTTKMRYNGKEAIGLMLSPVTGTNVVETGKEINKKIELLKQDLPYGIEIEKVYYQPELVSTAINQFIINLIESVVVVVGVLLITMGIKSGFIIGSGLILSILGTLIAMLGMKIDLQRVSLGAFIIAMGMLVDNSIVVVDGVLDSLDSGNNKYNSLTQPTGKTAIPLLGATFIAIIAFLPMYMMPTTAGEYIKSLFWVVAISLSLSWIISLTQTTVFCDIYLNENNLKSNNSRGKLLHDKFSTLLEKILIYKKLSVLILLGVFFLSMLLFIKVPFSFFPDSDKKGFVINLWNPEGTDIEYTNKISKAVENEVLKQDGIISVTSAVGGSPSRYYISTIPELPNTALSQLIISVEKLEDIDKIRKIVEDYVDNNFPDTHVEIRKYANGIPTKYPIQLRIIGNDPNILREYSKKFGNILRNIDGADNVQTDWKEKQLVIKPELDKIKERESLVTSLDIASSLNRSINGIKIGTFKDGEENIPVLFKEKNDSREFNINNLGQVSVWGLSFKSIPFGELIKKENLIWENPIIIRKDGFRAIQVQADVRSGYRVEDVRKRFSKAIKESKIELPKGYKLEWSGEYYEQEKNTEEIISYIPLQLIIMFMTCVLLFGNLKDPIIIFGILPLSFIGILPGLFITGRTFGFMAIIGTISLSGMMIKSAIVLIDEIRYEIYTLKKEPFKAIIDSSASRIRAVSLAAGTTVLGMIPLMFDPLFSDMAITIVFGLTITTMLILFVVPLLYSIFYKINKPKEI, encoded by the coding sequence ATGAAAATTATAGAATACTCCATAAAAAATAGAATAGTTATTATCTTTGTAACATTAATTTTAACTGTTGCTGGAATATTTGCATACTTTAAACTTGGTAAACTTGAAGATCCCGAATTTAAAGTTAAAGAAGCAATAGTTGTTACTTTATATCCAGGTGCCTCTCCTGAAAGTGTTGAACAGGAAGTTACAGATAAAATAGAAATTGCACTTAGGAAAATTCCTAATGCAGATGTTGACAGTGTATCAAAAGCTGGTTATTCAGAAGTACATATAAAAATAGATGAAAGCACTCCAAGTGAAGAAGTAGATCAACAATGGGATATAGTTAGAAAAAAAATTAATGATGTAAGAATAAGTTTACCATTAGGAGCATTGCCATCAGTAATTCTTGATGACTATGGAGATGTTTATGGAATATTTTTTGCAATAACAAGTGAAGGATTTTCTAGAGATGAACTTTATGATTATGTAAAAGATATTAGAAAAGAATTAGAAAAAACACCAGGAGTAGCTAAAACAACTTTATTTGGAAATAGGGATGCCGTTATAGAAGTATTAGTGGATAAAAATAAATTAGCTAATCTTGGAATAAATGAAAAAATGATAGCATTAGCATTTACAAGTCAAAATATACCTGCTTATGCTAATTCAGTATTGCATGGAGATAGAAATATTAGATTTGATATAAACCAAAGTTTTGAATCAATAGAGGATATAAAAAATTTGGTTATATATTCAACCCCACCAGTATTAAATATTCAAAAACCAACAACAGTATTGTTGAAAGACATTGCTGAAGTTAGAAGAACAGAAGTTAATCCTTATACTACAAAGATGAGATACAATGGTAAAGAAGCTATTGGACTGATGTTATCACCTGTTACTGGAACAAATGTTGTTGAAACAGGAAAAGAAATAAATAAAAAAATTGAACTTCTTAAACAAGATTTACCTTATGGAATTGAAATAGAAAAGGTTTATTACCAACCTGAACTTGTTTCCACAGCAATAAACCAATTTATAATAAATTTAATTGAATCAGTTGTGGTTGTTGTAGGTGTTCTTTTAATAACTATGGGAATTAAAAGTGGTTTTATAATTGGTAGTGGGCTTATTCTTTCAATATTAGGAACTCTTATTGCAATGCTAGGAATGAAAATTGATTTACAAAGAGTCTCATTAGGAGCTTTTATAATTGCAATGGGAATGTTAGTTGATAATTCAATAGTTGTGGTTGATGGAGTTTTAGATTCATTGGATAGTGGAAATAATAAATATAATTCTCTAACTCAACCAACAGGAAAAACTGCTATTCCTCTTTTAGGAGCAACTTTTATAGCAATAATTGCATTTTTACCAATGTATATGATGCCAACAACTGCTGGGGAATATATAAAAAGTTTGTTTTGGGTTGTTGCTATTTCATTAAGTTTAAGTTGGATAATCTCACTTACACAGACAACTGTATTTTGTGATATATATTTAAATGAAAATAATCTTAAATCTAATAATAGTAGGGGAAAATTATTACATGATAAATTTTCAACCTTACTTGAAAAAATTTTAATTTATAAAAAGCTTTCAGTTTTAATTTTACTTGGAGTATTTTTTCTCTCAATGTTATTATTTATAAAAGTTCCATTTTCATTTTTTCCAGATTCAGATAAAAAAGGTTTTGTAATTAATTTATGGAATCCTGAAGGAACAGATATAGAATATACTAATAAAATTAGTAAAGCAGTTGAAAATGAAGTTTTAAAACAAGATGGAATAATATCAGTAACTTCAGCAGTAGGTGGTTCGCCTTCAAGATATTATATTTCTACTATTCCTGAATTACCTAATACAGCTTTATCTCAATTAATAATTTCAGTAGAAAAACTTGAAGATATTGATAAAATTCGGAAAATAGTTGAAGATTATGTAGATAATAATTTCCCAGATACTCATGTTGAAATTAGAAAATATGCTAATGGCATTCCCACAAAATATCCTATACAACTTAGAATTATTGGAAATGATCCAAATATTTTAAGAGAATATTCAAAAAAATTTGGAAATATTTTAAGAAATATTGATGGAGCAGATAATGTACAAACTGATTGGAAAGAAAAACAATTAGTTATAAAACCAGAACTTGACAAAATTAAGGAAAGAGAGAGTCTTGTAACAAGTTTAGATATTGCAAGCTCATTAAATAGAAGTATCAATGGTATAAAAATTGGCACATTTAAAGATGGAGAAGAAAATATACCTGTCCTTTTTAAAGAAAAAAATGATAGTAGAGAATTTAATATTAACAACTTAGGACAAGTTTCTGTATGGGGCTTGAGTTTTAAAAGCATTCCATTTGGAGAACTTATAAAAAAAGAAAATCTTATTTGGGAAAATCCAATTATAATAAGAAAAGATGGTTTTAGAGCAATTCAAGTACAAGCAGATGTCAGAAGTGGATATAGAGTTGAAGATGTTAGAAAAAGATTTTCTAAAGCAATAAAAGAAAGTAAAATAGAACTTCCAAAAGGTTACAAATTAGAATGGAGTGGAGAATATTATGAACAAGAAAAAAATACAGAAGAAATTATTTCTTATATTCCATTACAATTAATAATTATGTTTATGACCTGTGTACTTCTATTTGGAAATTTAAAAGATCCAATTATAATTTTTGGAATTTTGCCTTTATCTTTTATTGGTATACTTCCTGGTCTCTTTATTACAGGCAGAACATTTGGATTTATGGCTATAATTGGTACAATAAGTTTAAGTGGTATGATGATAAAAAGTGCTATTGTTTTAATAGATGAGATAAGATATGAGATTTATACACTAAAAAAAGAACCATTTAAAGCTATTATAGATTCGAGTGCAAGTAGAATAAGAGCTGTTTCTCTTGCAGCTGGAACGACAGTGCTAGGTATGATACCATTGATGTTTGATCCTCTATTTTCAGATATGGCAATAACTATTGTCTTTGGTTTAACTATTACTACAATGTTAATCCTGTTTGTTGTGCCATTGTTATACAGTATATTTTATAAAATTAATAAACCTAAAGAAATTTAA
- the argS gene encoding arginine--tRNA ligase: MKITSKELTDIFQKHVENLFPNKELKPVEITVATNENFGDYQCNFAMINSKIIGDNPRKIAEEIKNNFPYGDVIEKLEIAGPGFINIFLSDKYISNSIKKIGESYDFSFLNRKGKVIVDFSSPNIAKRMHIGHLRSTIIGESICRIYKFLGYDVVADNHIGDWGTQFGKLIVGYRNWLNKEAYEKNAIEELERVYVKFSDEAEKDPSLEDLARAELKKVQDGEEENTKLWKEFITESLKEYNKLYKRLDIHFDTYYGESFYNDMMADVVKELVDKKIAIDDEGAKVVFFDEKDNLFPCIVQKKDGAYLYSTSDIATVKFRKNTYDVNRMIYLTDARQQDHFKQVFKITDMLGWDIEKYHIWFGIIRFADGILSTRKGNVIKLEELLDEAHSRAYDVVNEKNPNLSEEEKQNIAEVVGVSSVKYADLSQNKQSDIVFEWDKMLSFEGNTAPYLLYTYARIQSILRKVTEQNIELNEDIEIKTENKFEKSLATYLLAFPISVLKAAETFKPNLIADYLYELSKKLNSFYNNCPILNQDIETLKSRSLLIKKTGEVLKEGLELLGIPVLNKM; encoded by the coding sequence ATGAAAATTACCAGTAAAGAATTAACAGACATTTTTCAAAAACATGTTGAAAATTTATTTCCAAACAAAGAATTAAAACCAGTTGAAATTACAGTGGCAACAAATGAAAACTTTGGTGATTACCAATGTAATTTTGCCATGATAAATTCAAAAATAATTGGAGATAATCCAAGGAAAATTGCAGAAGAAATTAAGAATAATTTTCCTTATGGAGATGTAATTGAAAAATTAGAAATTGCAGGTCCAGGTTTCATAAATATATTTTTATCAGATAAATATATTTCTAATTCTATTAAAAAAATAGGTGAAAGCTATGATTTTTCATTTTTAAATAGAAAAGGAAAAGTTATAGTAGATTTCTCATCTCCAAATATTGCTAAAAGAATGCATATAGGACATTTAAGATCAACAATTATAGGAGAATCTATATGTAGGATATATAAATTTTTAGGTTATGATGTAGTTGCTGATAATCATATTGGAGATTGGGGAACACAATTTGGAAAATTAATTGTTGGATATAGAAATTGGCTTAATAAAGAAGCTTATGAAAAGAATGCAATAGAAGAACTTGAAAGAGTTTATGTAAAATTTTCTGATGAAGCAGAAAAAGATCCTTCTCTTGAAGATTTAGCAAGAGCCGAACTAAAAAAAGTTCAAGATGGTGAAGAAGAAAATACAAAACTTTGGAAAGAATTCATAACAGAATCTTTAAAAGAATATAATAAATTATATAAAAGACTTGATATACATTTTGATACATATTATGGAGAATCTTTCTATAATGATATGATGGCAGATGTGGTAAAAGAGTTAGTTGATAAAAAAATTGCAATTGATGATGAAGGGGCAAAAGTAGTCTTTTTTGATGAAAAAGATAACTTATTCCCTTGTATAGTACAAAAGAAAGATGGTGCCTATCTATACTCAACATCAGATATAGCAACTGTCAAATTTAGAAAAAATACTTATGATGTAAATAGAATGATTTATCTTACAGATGCTAGACAACAAGACCACTTTAAACAAGTCTTTAAAATAACAGATATGCTTGGTTGGGACATTGAAAAATACCATATTTGGTTTGGTATCATAAGATTTGCAGATGGTATTCTATCAACTCGTAAAGGAAATGTTATCAAACTTGAAGAATTATTAGATGAAGCTCATAGCCGTGCTTATGATGTTGTAAATGAAAAGAACCCTAATCTATCTGAAGAAGAAAAACAAAATATAGCTGAAGTGGTTGGTGTAAGTTCTGTTAAATATGCTGATTTATCTCAAAATAAACAAAGTGATATAGTATTTGAGTGGGATAAGATGTTAAGTTTTGAAGGAAATACAGCTCCATATTTATTATATACTTATGCTAGAATACAATCTATTCTTAGAAAAGTAACAGAGCAAAATATTGAATTAAATGAAGATATAGAAATAAAAACAGAGAATAAATTTGAAAAGTCTTTAGCAACTTACTTATTAGCTTTCCCAATATCAGTACTAAAAGCTGCTGAAACTTTTAAACCTAATTTAATTGCAGACTATTTATATGAATTGTCTAAAAAATTAAATAGCTTCTATAATAATTGCCCTATACTAAATCAAGATATAGAAACTTTAAAATCAAGGTCATTACTTATTAAGAAAACAGGTGAAGTTTTAAAAGAAGGCTTAGAGCTTCTAGGAATTCCTGTTTTGAATAAAATGTAA
- a CDS encoding gamma-glutamyl-gamma-aminobutyrate hydrolase family protein, whose amino-acid sequence MEKKPIIGISSSVIVDESGSFAGYKRAYVNKDYVDAVVRAGGVPLIIPFTTDKEVIVSQTQIIDGLILSGGHDVSPYNYGQEPNPKLGETFPERDTYDMTLLEESKKRNIPIIGICRGFQLINVAAGGTLYQDLSLIPGNVLKHFQGSKPTLKTHMIKIEENSVISSVFGKETMVNSFHHQALDKVADDFRVVARASDGVVEAIEHKTYKFLVAVQWHPEMLAVECEKARELFVRFIEEAKNR is encoded by the coding sequence ATGGAAAAAAAACCAATTATAGGAATATCTTCAAGTGTAATAGTTGATGAATCAGGTAGTTTTGCAGGATACAAAAGAGCCTATGTAAATAAAGATTATGTTGATGCTGTTGTGAGAGCAGGAGGAGTCCCTCTTATAATACCATTTACTACAGATAAAGAAGTTATTGTTAGTCAAACACAAATAATTGATGGTTTAATATTATCAGGTGGACATGATGTGAGTCCATATAATTATGGACAAGAGCCTAATCCAAAATTAGGAGAAACTTTTCCTGAAAGAGATACTTATGACATGACATTACTAGAAGAAAGTAAAAAGAGAAATATCCCTATTATAGGAATTTGTAGAGGTTTTCAATTAATAAATGTTGCTGCAGGAGGAACTCTATATCAAGATTTATCTTTAATACCTGGAAATGTTTTGAAACATTTCCAAGGAAGTAAACCTACATTGAAAACTCATATGATAAAAATAGAAGAAAATTCTGTTATTTCAAGTGTTTTTGGAAAAGAAACAATGGTAAATTCATTTCATCATCAAGCATTAGATAAAGTTGCAGATGATTTTAGAGTTGTTGCGAGAGCTAGTGATGGAGTAGTTGAAGCCATTGAACATAAAACATATAAATTTTTAGTTGCTGTACAATGGCATCCAGAAATGTTAGCTGTTGAATGTGAAAAAGCTAGAGAACTTTTTGTTAGATTTATAGAAGAAGCTAAAAATAGATAA
- a CDS encoding flavodoxin — protein sequence MNKISLVYYSATGNTEQMAKAIEEGIVEAGGKVTVYKANEMNKEDILSSDVIVMGSSATGAEVIDENDLLPFMEEAGDKFKGKKVYIFGSYGWGGGEYADNWKAQLEGFGANIVAMPVLANEAPSDDELAQLKEIGKKLVTI from the coding sequence ATGAACAAAATTAGTTTAGTGTATTATAGTGCAACTGGAAATACAGAACAAATGGCAAAAGCTATTGAAGAAGGAATTGTTGAAGCTGGTGGAAAAGTAACTGTTTATAAAGCAAATGAAATGAATAAAGAAGATATCCTTTCAAGTGATGTTATAGTAATGGGTTCATCTGCAACAGGTGCAGAAGTAATAGATGAAAATGATTTATTACCTTTCATGGAAGAAGCAGGAGATAAATTTAAAGGTAAAAAGGTATATATCTTTGGTTCTTATGGTTGGGGAGGTGGAGAATATGCTGACAACTGGAAAGCTCAATTAGAAGGTTTTGGAGCTAACATAGTTGCTATGCCTGTTCTTGCTAATGAAGCCCCTAGTGATGATGAATTAGCTCAACTAAAAGAAATAGGTAAAAAATTAGTTACTATCTAA
- a CDS encoding FprA family A-type flavoprotein, whose amino-acid sequence MYCCTKINNDIIWIGVNDRKTERFENYIPLDNGVTYNSYLILDEKICIIDGVEEGENGNFLGKIEAMIGTAPVDYIIVNHVEPDHSGSIKNMLKIYPEIKVVGNAKTIMMLKLLGVDLPDERIVVVKEKDVLDLGKHKLTFYLMPMVHWPESMATYDMTDKILFSNDAFGSFGTLDGGVFDDEVNTDFFTDEMRRYYSNIVGKFGAPVNAVLKKLSSVEISCICPSHGLIWRKYIKEIIERYQKWANMEPTKEGVVIVYGSMYGHTAEMAEVLGRELGNRGIKDVIIYDSSKTDHSYIFSTIWKYKALILGSCAHNNDIYPKMEPLLHKLENYGLKNRYLGIFGNMMWSGGGVKRIKEFADTLTGLEQVGEPIEIKGHVTPAERDRLIELANLMADKLIADRK is encoded by the coding sequence ATGTATTGTTGTACAAAAATAAATAATGACATTATTTGGATTGGTGTTAATGATAGGAAAACTGAAAGATTTGAAAATTATATTCCTTTAGATAATGGTGTAACATATAATTCATATTTAATATTGGATGAAAAAATATGTATAATTGATGGTGTTGAAGAAGGAGAAAATGGAAATTTTTTAGGTAAAATAGAAGCAATGATAGGCACTGCCCCTGTTGATTACATCATAGTAAACCATGTTGAGCCTGATCACTCTGGTTCAATAAAAAATATGTTAAAAATTTATCCAGAAATAAAAGTTGTTGGAAATGCAAAAACTATAATGATGTTAAAGTTATTAGGTGTTGATTTGCCAGATGAAAGGATTGTAGTTGTAAAAGAAAAAGATGTTTTAGATTTAGGAAAACATAAATTAACTTTCTATTTAATGCCTATGGTGCATTGGCCAGAATCAATGGCAACTTATGATATGACAGATAAAATTTTATTCTCAAATGATGCTTTTGGAAGTTTTGGTACTTTAGATGGTGGAGTTTTTGATGATGAAGTTAATACTGATTTTTTCACTGATGAAATGAGAAGATATTATTCTAATATAGTTGGAAAATTTGGTGCTCCTGTAAATGCTGTATTAAAAAAATTATCTTCTGTTGAAATTTCTTGTATTTGCCCTTCACATGGGTTAATTTGGAGAAAATATATAAAAGAAATTATAGAAAGATATCAAAAATGGGCTAATATGGAACCTACAAAAGAGGGAGTAGTAATAGTTTATGGAAGTATGTATGGACATACTGCTGAAATGGCAGAAGTTTTAGGAAGAGAATTAGGAAATAGAGGAATTAAAGATGTTATAATTTATGACTCATCTAAGACAGATCATTCATATATATTTAGTACAATTTGGAAATATAAAGCTCTTATCTTAGGTTCATGTGCTCATAACAATGATATTTATCCAAAAATGGAGCCATTACTTCATAAGTTAGAAAACTATGGTCTAAAAAATAGATATTTAGGAATTTTTGGAAATATGATGTGGAGTGGTGGTGGAGTAAAAAGAATTAAAGAATTTGCTGATACTTTAACTGGCTTAGAACAAGTTGGAGAGCCTATTGAAATAAAAGGTCACGTTACTCCTGCTGAAAGAGATAGATTAATAGAACTTGCAAATCTTATGGCAGATAAACTTATAGCTGATAGAAAATAA
- a CDS encoding 2-hydroxyacid dehydrogenase, translating to MEKTRIIFFDIKDYDREFFEKYGKNYNYEMSFFKSRLSLENVHLTKGYDVVCAFTNDDIGKETIDAMAENGVRLLAMRCAGFNNVSLKDIHNRFKVVRVPAYSPHAIAEYTVGLILAVNRKINKAYVRTREGNFSINGLMGVDLYGKTAGIIGTGKIGQILIKILKGFDMKVIAYDLFPNQKVAEELGFEYVSLDELYANSDIISLNCPLTKDTQYMINRRSMLKMKDGVILVNTGRGQLIDSADLVEALKDKKVGAVALDVYEEEEDYFFEDKSTQVIEDDILGRLLSFYNVLITSHQAYFTKEAVEAITVTTLNNIKDFIEGKPLVNEVPQS from the coding sequence ATGGAAAAAACTAGAATTATATTTTTTGATATAAAAGATTACGATAGAGAATTTTTTGAAAAGTATGGTAAAAATTATAATTATGAAATGAGTTTCTTTAAAAGTAGATTATCATTAGAAAATGTTCATTTAACAAAAGGTTATGATGTTGTTTGTGCTTTTACAAATGATGATATAGGAAAAGAAACTATTGATGCTATGGCTGAAAATGGAGTAAGACTTTTGGCTATGAGATGTGCTGGATTTAATAATGTATCTTTAAAAGATATTCATAATAGATTTAAGGTAGTTAGAGTTCCTGCATATTCTCCACATGCAATAGCAGAATATACAGTGGGACTTATTTTAGCAGTTAATAGAAAAATTAATAAGGCTTATGTTCGTACAAGAGAGGGAAATTTTTCTATAAATGGTTTAATGGGTGTTGACCTATATGGAAAAACAGCTGGTATTATAGGAACTGGGAAAATAGGACAAATTTTAATAAAAATATTAAAAGGTTTTGATATGAAAGTTATTGCTTATGATTTATTCCCAAATCAAAAAGTTGCAGAAGAACTTGGTTTTGAATATGTAAGTTTAGATGAACTTTATGCTAACTCAGATATCATTTCTTTAAACTGTCCTCTTACAAAAGATACTCAATATATGATTAATAGAAGATCTATGTTAAAAATGAAAGATGGAGTAATTTTAGTAAATACAGGTAGAGGACAACTTATTGATTCTGCTGATTTAGTTGAAGCATTAAAAGATAAAAAAGTTGGGGCTGTTGCTCTTGATGTATATGAAGAAGAAGAAGATTATTTCTTTGAAGACAAATCTACACAAGTCATTGAAGATGATATTTTAGGAAGACTTTTATCTTTCTATAATGTTCTTATTACTTCACACCAAGCATACTTTACAAAAGAAGCAGTTGAAGCAATTACTGTTACTACTTTAAATAATATAAAGGACTTTATTGAAGGTAAACCATTAGTAAATGAAGTTCCACAAAGTTAA